A single genomic interval of Zingiber officinale cultivar Zhangliang chromosome 4A, Zo_v1.1, whole genome shotgun sequence harbors:
- the LOC121972590 gene encoding cysteine-rich receptor-like protein kinase 15 yields MEAIRIATDNFSDRNKLGEGGFGSVYKGTLENGEHVAVKRLSRSSGQGLDELKNEGLFLVAKLRHRNLVRLLGCCLDSEEKLLVYNYLANTSLDKFLFDNSKRKQLDWARRFKIIEGISRGLLYLHEDSPWKIIHRDLKASNILLDANMDPKISDFGLAKLFGVDETQGNTRRIAGTFGYMTLEYALHGLFSVKSDVYSYGVLVLEILTGQKNNGHRGSEYPIEMVTHVVWRHWTQGNAL; encoded by the exons ATGGAGGCTATTAGGATAGCTACAGACAACTTCTCTGATAGAAATAAGTTGGGAGAAGGAGGATTTGGGTCTGTTTATAAG GGAACACTGGAGAACGGAGAGCATGTAGCAGTAAAAAGACTTTCAAGAAGCTCAGGACAAGGACTAGATGAGTTGAAAAAtgaagggt TGTTTTTGGTTGCCAAACTTCGACACAGAAACCTTGTGCGGCTGTTGGGTTGTTGCCTAGATTCAGAGGAGAAACTACTTGTTTACAATTACCTTGCTAATACAAGTCTTGACAAGTTTTTGTTTG ATAATTCAAAAAGAAAGCAGTTGGATTGGGCAAGAAGGTTTAAGATCATTGAGGGCATTAGTCGAGGACTTCTTTATCTTCATGAAGATTCACCATGGAAGATCATTCATCGGGACTTAAAAGCTAGTAACATCTTGTTAGATGCAAACATGGATCCCAAAATTTCAGATTTCGGTCTTGCGAAGCTTTTTGGTGTAGATGAAACCCAAGGAAACACTAGAAGAATTGCTGGAACATT TGGATATATGACACTGGAATATGCCCTTCATGGACTCTTCTCAGTTAAATCAGATGTGTATAGCTATGGTGTGTTAGTCTTGGAGATCCTAACTGGTCAGAAGAATAATGGTCACCGAGGATCCGAATATCCAATTGAAATGGTTACTCAT GTGGTCTGGCGTCATTGGACCCAAGGAAATGCCCTGTGA
- the LOC121972591 gene encoding S-locus-specific glycoprotein S13-like produces MIQNSSLVKGQTLISTGELFQLGFFSLNDSSANGSLGIWYCNLTPQEATEDKIVWSTGTRSTELNSARLQLLESGNLVLNNSNSILWQSFDHPDSQTYLPGMKFGFVNQTNTSRRQVSWENSRDPSPGDYIQMIRAQPIPDFITLNRSAKYHRGGLWNEYASISLPPMASSARPKFVSNENETYFTVNYMSSPTPVLLRSVLYANGVVQNWILDRGGKGEWQLMWSVPENECDEYNRCGRNSVCTWNYYTVNCDCMEGFIKIAENGSEAGCQREKPLNCSSNQFSKVQNLKMPDPENATARGNMSLDDCKNLCLKDCS; encoded by the exons ATGATCCAGAATAGCTCACTTGTCAAGGGACAAACCTTGATATCGACAGGAGAATTGTTCCAACTGGGCTTCTTCAGTCTAAATGATAGTTCAGCGAATGGATCTTTAGGAATCTGGTACTGCAATCTCACACCGCAAGAAGCTACT GAAGACAAAATTGTTTGGTCGACGGGAACGAGATCCACAGAACTCAATTCTGCACGCTTGCAGCTTTTAGAATCTGGAAACCTCGTGCTAAACAACAGCAACTCGATTCTATGGCAGAGCTTCGACCACCCCGACAGCCAGACGTATCTCCCTGGCATGAAGTTTGGATTTGTCAACCAGACCAACACATCACGGCGGCAAGTGTCATGGGAAAACTCCAGAGATCCTTCTCCGGGAGACTACATCCAGATGATTCGTGCTCAACCTATACCGGATTTTATCACGTTGAACAGATCCGCCAAATACCATCGCGGCGGCCTATGGAACGAATATGCATCCATCAGCCTTCCACCGATGGCGAGCTCAGCAAGGCCCAAGTTTGTTTCCAACGAGAATGAGACCTACTTTACGGTCAATTACATGTCCTCGCCGACGCCGGTGTTGTTACGGTCAGTGTTGTATGCCAATGGAGTCGTCCAGAATTGGATTCTTGACAGGGGTGGCAAGGGAGAGTGGCAACTTATGTGGTCGGTTCCGGAGAACGAGTGCGATGAGTATAATCGTTGCGGCCGCAACAGCGTGTGCACCTGGAACTACTATACCGTCAACTGCGATTGCATGGAGGGGTTCATAAAGATTGCAGAGAACGGAAGCGAGGCCGGGTGCCAGAGGGAGAAGCCTTTGAATTGCTCGTCGAACCAGTTTTCAAAGGTGCAGAACTTGAAGATGCCCGACCCTGAGAACGCTACAGCACGAGGAAACATGAGTCTCGATGACTGCAAGAATTTGTGCTTGAAGGATTGCTCCTGA